The DNA window CGTAGAAAATGAGAGACACATGGAAGAGGCATACGCCATGTTGAAAAGGAAGTGATGAGGAAAGAGGGCGAATGGATGAGAACGAGGGAAGGGAGGGTGGATCGAAGGAACTGAAAAGCATTAGAAACTCCCTTTAATAAACTTCCACCCAGGACACTCACATTCGCTCTCTGGTGTACTCAGAAGCAGCTGACGCATGTCACTTTGTGTTCTTGCTCAAAAACCGGAACAGCTGATTTCCCCCTAAATGACTCTGAAACACCTCTAAAACTCATGTCACATATTACACTAACACAcctgtctttgcttttttttcactCATACACATTGTTATAATGTTGCTTATTTTCTCTCAGCTGAAACAGACAACTGGATTATGTTCCGATGGTTTCCATGAGCAAAAATAAACCTGAGGATCAATAAACATTGGCCAAGGCTGTGTGTCTTTGATGTGTGtctgtcgtgtgtgtgtgcggctcTCCTGGATCTGAGTTTTGGCACAGATTTCAAAGGCCTTATCAGATGAAGGTTAGCATCCTGCATGAGTGATGAACAGCCGCTCTGAATGCTGTATACGATCCTGTCACTGTTACTAAGAGTTCTCTGTGTGCGTCCTATACAGCACTAAACACCACATATGTTCCACAAAGACTATAATACTTAATACTGCCATGTCAGCGCTGCACCCACAGGACGGTTATGTAAGCTATAAGCTGTGCAAATGTATCGGGACTATGTCAATAGTATCCATCAAAGGCCTGAGTGACAGTGGAAAAATCCACCCTCGAATACCCTTCAGCTGCTATACATCCTCAGCGTGAGACGTTAAAGGAGTCATTCTTCAATGACGTACTTCAATgcatcttttctctcttcaaaTGAAGGCTTAAGTTATTAAAAGCTTAAATTAAACACCACCCTATATTTGACACCACCCCCCCAATtgagaagtccatcctctcctaCTTCTGCCTGCtccgcttttcagaaaatgtgtgctcaaacaggccgttttgagattttccctttgtgacatcacaaagggcagtaacccctcccccaggtgggtgacactcccacagctagttgtttgttctgctcATTGAGTTTGCCTttccactgttaaaaaaaacagggcaGGGAGTAAGAAAGGCCAAGCCAAAttcccttccagagagggggcgtggtcagacacagctcatttacatatttaaagctacagacacagaaacagcctgttctgggcagggctgaaatagaggggtttataggcatgagaAATACAGGATAAGAGTGGATttacaagaaacttcacagacatgttttggggagctctgagactttaaactggttgaaagtTGAGTTTTAATACGTGACCTTAAACAGTTAATGGTATAATTTATGGTAACTCTTAGTTGTGGAAACTGAAACAAAGACTGTTTCTGGAGTGTGCTGTTACTTGTCTTTTCTTACTCCTATAACTAGCGGCAGACTTTACAGtaattaaatagaaataataCGTTTTCTCAAATTaatcaatattaatttcagttTCATAACCATCTTAAACTCCTAACCGGAGCTTTAATTGCCTAATTATAATCTTTTAATAATCATGCAGTATACTTGATAATGAACTGACATTAACTCTCTACAAGCATAAGAGATAATATTTCTTATTGGAAGAAATATTTcatcttttaaagattttttcaTGCATGATTTAAGGGCCTGATTTTGCCCACAGGccccaaattaaaaaaagcccTCTTTGAAACACAATAGTCGTCTCTTTTCTAATAGACCTCCTCTGTCTGCGTGAGCTGTAGTCGGTTTGAGGCCATGATGCAAATGTTGCAGAGTTATTACCGACATGTGAGGATGCAAACATCTGTTACAGCACATTTCATCAAAACCTAAATGTGCTCTGAGATAGCTTCACTTTGTCGTACAGCTTTTCATGCTCATGGGATCAAAACGTGGAAAATCTGACCTGTACGACTCAAACTGGGATTATTTCAAACGTAATGACACAATGTTTGAAGAGGGCTCACTCATGTAGTCTGGTGCTCCCTATGTCTGATGTTTTATTGTACCATACTTTGAATAttataatgtgtgttttttctttctttctgtcactgtttACATGCTACATATTTTTccctatataaataaacatttgatacataaaataaataaataatatgaaaAATGCTGAGCAGGAGAATCTGCAtagggaaacagagagaaatattGCTCACTGTAACTCTAACAGAACCGCAGCCAGTGTCTaaagcacacaaacaacagctgCAAAACAGCTGACAGTTCCCCATgcattgaaaacacacacacacacacacgcacccttacccaacacacacacaggacggcCCCATGTCCTGTTGCAGGCATGGGGCGTGTTGTACTCATACATATACAGCTCCATCACACCTGCCACAACAGAGGACAGCTGTTGCGTGCATCACCTCTTACCCTACATGTAACCTCActgaacacgcacacacactcagagagccTACTTTTGCACATATATGAGGAAACACGCAGAAACCGACGGATTGTGCGCTGACACCTGAGCACACATTCGCTCATACAACAGGACTGGACTTGCACCAGACCCGCACATGAGGCTCcacaaaccaaacacagaaagatacacacctttttttcttttttttttacctgcagggTTTCTGTCAATTAAGAGATTAACAGCTGATGATGATCTTATTATACTGTAAAGATCTGAAGTACAGGAACATTCAAATGTTGCCTTTGGGTCATGTCTGTTACAACTTGAGGGTTGTGTTTAGTCCAGTTCTTGTTCAATCTTATAAACTGTATGTATGCAATTCTTATATGGTGTCCTACACAGATCAGCCATAACATTACCACCAAATGTGCAATATGATGCAGTCCACTTTAACGATCTATAcattcaacttttaaaaaagcttctgcattttcagtttttgttgatGTCACCAAGGAAGTGATTCTATCAGTAATATCAGGAACACCTTTCATTTGAATGCACTCTAATAAACTAGCACCTCCCACTGCGACTTCAGTGATCAATATAAAGTAGAATTCTCATCTAACTATGTAAAGAAAaacttgaaatgtaaaatattcataaaaGTAGAATTGATGGTAGGGCTGTTGCTTAAGATTGCACTGGGggtcaaaatgttgtttttgtactttggttttctgtttttttttggtatgaTGTTACTTTAGGATTTGACGGCGTTATGTTGCGTTCTTGTCATACCTCAAATCTTCACCTTTGCTCTATGGTTAAGCACCTtgcaaaaaagttttaaataaaagacagaaacatttaaatacatcttAATGTGTGTTGTTAGGTGTAGCCTGTTTGCAGGTCGATTTTCTTATCAAGCTAGACTTTGTTCTCCCGTTCCTTGCAGAAATAGTGACTGCAAATGTGTTTACTCTTTCAAATTGATACCTTTTGTTCAGCtatcatttgtttcattttgtggtTTGACATCAGTTGAGTAATTGAGTAATAAGGTTATTGTCATATCTCACCCAAGCGGCAACCTTTGATACTGAACAAAataagccaatgaggaagtgcaatATCAGTTCAGCTAGGGTcaacttgaggctggctgcagaggccccagaaatggtaaatggacttgaacttttttagtgcttttctagtcttctgactactcaaagtgtttttacaccgcaggtcacacctattcacacactgatggcggtggttgtagtgagaccatcaggtGTAACTAATCCtttcattcacattcatacgccgccgatGAAGAAGCGGGAgtaattcggggttaagtgtcttgcccaaggacacatcggacatgctgCAGGAAGATAGgccaggagctggggatcgaaccctcaaccttccagttgagagacgacaactCTAAAAATGATTTACAGCAGATCTATAAAGTGAGTAATCTTTTATTCCTTTgtcttaagtaaaaaaaaagttaaacttaaTTAAGCCAACgagtttatttacagtttattcaGATTGGTTTGAGtgttaagcttttattttttgccagtttctgtcttcttcttcttttgtcctGTGAAGCCCCTTGGCATTTTTCAGATAAATTAACACGCTTATAAATCAAATTAGCATTAGAGCTCCTGAAACAAGTACTGACCTCAAATATTCTTTTGTAATGTTGGAGCTAGAACTTCTCTCACAACTCGATCCCTGTCGTTGAAGGTTTGACCCTCTAAGGCAGCTtggttgattaaaaaaaaaaaaagaaacatgcagctttaaatgcaaTCACTCATATGGATTAAATTAATGGTATGGCCTCCTTCAGGATAtctgctgcatgttttattaataacacacacacacacacaaggaaccAGCTCAAGGGGAATGCTAATAggcttatacacacacacacacacaaaataaatgtcagaTTCATGCCACACAGTAACTAaacctcagctcctcctcctcctcatgtgtTCGATGCTTAAGGGGGACGGGTCCTTTGGAAAGGATATCACAAATTTTCACCCtcttgaatttgaatttaaaaaaggaaagactgAGAGAAAACGGGGACCAGAACAGGAGAGAAGAACATTTTATAacccataaataaataagtgatgTGCCTCTCCCGCCTCACCCTCTCTAACCGTTCCCCTCGCTCTCCGCCCTTCTCTCCGCCCCTCCGTCTATCTCACCGTCTCgctgggggggggaggggactGATGAAAGGAGTATGAGTGACAGATAAGTAGATGACTCTGCTGTCCCAGCCCTCATTAAAACTCTGCGTTTATATCATCCGCCGctctcaccctcctcctcctctgcatccAGCCCCCGCAAATGATACCccgggagaggaggagagagagagagagagagagagagagagagagagagagagaggggtggaggggagggaggtgcTGCTCATCAGTTATTCCTGTTCTCTGACCTAACTCGACAACAAGCTCCAATAATGAGACAAAGAGGGATGAGATGGAGGTTTTGCCGGAGACCAGGATGTTGACAAGGAAGTGAACTGTCCTAAATTGGCAGATAATAAGGTCTGCTGCGGCCCCGTCTGCAACGAATCATTGTTCCAAACCTCCTCCAGCGTGCTCGGAGATTCCTCGGAATACTGTAGATCTCACACATGTGGTCATACAGGGCGTTTTTTCCATTTACAAGCTTTATCCTATGAATAGACTGTGGGTGAGTTGCGGGGTTAGTTGCACTGCAATAAtggcttctctttttttttttcactggaaGCTCTGACATTTCATTGTAACCCTGTGAGTCAAACTGTAAAACCTCCAAACCCAAACAAATCACACATTGTGCCTCCCTGCACAAACAAGAACTTAACTATAATCAAACATGGAATAACAAACGTGAAAGCCAAAACTGTGAAACAaggcttaaaaaacaacaaaaaggtaaaTTAATATCctctttttattcattattttccaCTGGTTTTGGTTTATTCATAATCTTGTATAAAAACTCATGAAAAACCTGACAAGCATTTGTAGTCCAGTGTGTTTCTAAAGCCACATGGACTTCTGGAGTGCATGGAGAGGCTCCCTGCATGCTTTCAGccacaaacaggaaataatcaAGAGCTAGGAACTTGCAAGTACAATAATAGAGTGTTAACAGTCTTTTTAGGCACTGAAGTCTCTGGAGTCATACGTCCGGACTCGGTTCTTTAGTTCTCTTCTTGAATGGATTTAAGACTACATGATTCACACCAGCACTTCCAGTTGATTCAAAACGGAAAATTAGAGCATTACTACTGTCGTCGTGATGCAGGAGGTAACAACATGGTTTCCCAGAAATGGGGTCAGATAAATGTCAAATTAACATGACTATGAAGGCCAGAGAACCGACAACTCATTTGAGAACCAAaatggaaagaaacaaaaagcaatCATGGAAATGGTGGTAATGCAAATTGGGATTAAATGACACAGAACGAATGCTGATTCTTTGTTACTTGGTCCCGTAGTGCTTGGTTGAAGGCTGGCCGTACAGACCGTAGAAGTCAGGGTGCCTTGCCGTCTGCGAGGCCTCCATTAGCCCCCTCATGGGGAAATGCTGCAGGGGCTGGCTTGCAGGAAGGGATGCATGAGGGGGAAACTCCTGAGAGGTCATTGAGGGGAAGGAGTCCGAAGCCGGATACGGAGGTCGCGCACGAGTAGCAGCGGGGGtcctggagcagcagcagttaTTCAAAGTGCACATGAGCACTTTCCTGCCTTCATACATGGCTTGTTGCGAGGCACCTCCGACGGGGAAATGTGAGGGGGGGAATATGGTCCCTGAGTGGTGGCTAGAGCTGGACCCTAGACCCACCATGTGATGGGCAGAAGAGTCAAGGAGTCGGCTGTGACCGGGGCCGGCGTGAGGATTCTGGGAGAGGCCATCAGAGGAATAAATGGACGACGTTCGATGGCTCTGATCAGCCAGGAAGGGTTTCTTGCTGCTGTAGAGCAACGGTGGAGGATCCTGGGAGGTGGAGTTTGTTGTGTTACTCTCCAGGAAAGCCATgctgtattttctcttctgtaGTCCTGAACTAGTCCCTGTGTGGGAGCCAGAAGAGCTGCAGTGAGACGGGACAACCTCAAGAATGGACGCCTCACTAATGGgttctgaaaagagaaaaatcataTCAGTGTTTAGACAATTTGATATCACCAacattacttctttttttatacgCACACTGTACATATTTattccaaaaacaaataaacaaatgaataaagatCAAATTAAAAGGACTGTTTATTTCATAGAGAAAAGGgtagagaaaacagagaaaatatattaaatgaaattaaataaacatcaaGGTAATAGAATAATAAGAGATAAACGAAGAGcatataaatacatgtatatatatttttttaaagcaattttTCTTGAGTCTTTGCCATTCTTTTCGTACCTTCCAACACTTTGCGCAGGTTCTTTTCCCTTGTTGCGAGTTCAGAGAGTAAATGATGAGAGTTAAGTTGGCCCACTCTTAATGGAGGGATGGCTGTGATCAGGTGTGAGTTGGACCTATGAGaaggagacaaacacaaataaaatgctGTAGTCCTGATTCAACAAGCTGTTTGCACCTCTGGCTCTGCACTCAGGGACTTCTGGTTTATATGAACGCAAAGTCTCAGCTTTATGACTGATGTACACCTTTCATCTTGCAATTTGAATTGCTCCTTTAATCTCATGAATAAAGAGAAGAGATACAAAAAGGATTGTGAATTAAATATTCTATATTTTCAGGGTTTTTAGACTATAAGTTGCTTTTGCTCAGATGATTCTTTTGTTTTAGAACTCAGGGAAGATTGTTTCAGGGAGATGAATAATTGTGGTAGAAAATAGAATTTATCATAAGCACTTTATGTCAtcaaacaacttaaaacaaGTTGCTGACTCGTACTTTTTGTAAATAAGTCCGCCTTAacgaaaaaaataaatgtatgactttCTTCTCTTTAATACACAAAAATTCCAAtctacctgtactgtcctgtacctgtgcaaatggcaataaacatctcaTCTAATCTTTATCTTCTACAAGCTAAGAGAGTTCAAATAGAAGTTCAATGCTCACCTGTCCATTAGCAGCTGGTAAGGTTTTGTGttctgaaaatgaaatcaaaagcaGCGGTCATTTAGATTGTTGACCATGCATGATGTCCGttatgaatgtttgtgtttgataatCTTAACAGTCGACCTGCGTTTGTGCAGGTTAACAGATGTGAATGCATGTGAGAGAATTAAGACAAGTACCTTCATGAAGTTGACACTGTCTGCTCTTTGGAATAACATTTGTACAGAGCTCAGGAGTTTTTCCGCTTCCTGGCGCTTCTCGTTGAGCTGCAGAACCTGCTGGGAGTTTTTCCTCACGTATGCCGTGAAAGTGCTCTCCAGCATCTGCACCGATTCAACCTGGTTGGCTTCTATTAACGCCTGCATCCTCTGATACTGAGCTCTCACACGCTCCTTGAGTTCAGACACCGCATCCTGCCGAGAGGAGAAGAGACGAGGTTATTCAAAAACATGTGCAGATACACTCTTAGAGCTATAAAATGCATATACACAGAAATTATACGGGCACACTACCTAGTTTGCACGCCCAAATGAATTAACTCGAAGAGTATAACTCATCCTATGAAGAAAGTTGTGTAATGTTCTTGGTGGTCTGGAGGAAGTATTGTTATGTATGAGAACCTTTTACAACTTTAGATTGTGTAAAgttttaattttcttctttaataAGTGCTCTGCGTTGGAAAAAAGAGCAATATCAAACCGCTGGAGtgccaatttaaaaaataaaataagctttttttttttaccaagttATTCTGCAATTATTAGCATAAGCATCTAATTTCCATTAATTTCCATTCACACCTTCCAGcagaaaacagataaaaaactGGGATAGATTATGCTTCAATACACAATAATGAATTAGTGTGCTCACTTATGCATATTAAAGTACATTTGTATTAACTATATTTTGTGGAATCAGTGCTTTTTCTTGTTCGGAGATAAAGTAGGAAAGTCATTTTAGAGAATGCCTTTTCTTCCAGCGAATGCACAAGCCATTCAAACCTGCAGCTAAATAATCATTTCTTGTCATTTCCAAACAGTGAACAAAGGTGCAGAGTCAGTTCATTACAGCACCAAACCCCTCATGATAATGAAGAACTGAGGGACCAGAGCTGATTCTAttcagtgtttctgttatgatacgcagtgtgtgtgtgtgtgtgtgtgtgtgtgtgtgtgtgtgtgtgtgtgtgtgtgtgtgtgtgtgtgtgtgtgtgtcgtactGTACCTTCATCAGCGTTTTGTCTGACTCCAGCTTGGTGAGCTGCTCATCGATGTTCTGAACACGACCCTCCAGTCTGTCCTGCTGCCTCATTAGCATGGCCTGTGGAGAGATGACATATTGAGAGATGGATTAGACAGATGAACCTCGACAAGATACACTGAAAatggaaataataaacagaacacacaaaaacacacacacacacacacacacacacacacacacacacacacacacacacacacacagtctgcctTAATATTAAGGATCTGTTGTGACCTCAGTAACCCTGGGTGCTATTCATTAATCACTAAGACAACCTCCTGCACAATCCTGATGAGACGCAGGACACAACAGCTGCCAGCAACGAACACATGCATTTATCCATCAGGCAAATACACAATTGCCCAAATCCATGTTTCTAAGTTGATCAGGTGCCGTTCTGCATCAAGTGAGAGCCATTGTTGGGACCTGCCTACTTCCTCTGTGGGCTGAGTGCAAAAAGAGTCAGTAAACACAATCCTTCTCCATTTACCGCAGGAGACGGAAATCAATCTGCAGTCACAGGCTGACAGCTAAGTAGGAGCAGGGGAGGGCAGGTAGGCTTTTTAATGAACTGTTTCTGCATGGGAAAGGCACAGTGCCCAAATGAGAGAACCCGCTGTCATGGCAACAAAGCCTTGTGTATGTATTTATATGTGAAAGCTAATGTGTATGTGAGGGTgcaaaacgtgtgtgtgtgggtccgtgtgtgtgtgtgtgtgtggtgttggtgggtgggtgggtgggggggggtctcaCTACCCCTCTCTGCTTTCTCATTTTGCCACATGCATGGCTCCCATTGTTTGCATTGGCCTCTGTGTCAGTGACAGATTGTCACGTCTGTGTGCACAACGCCGGGGTCTGCTCGCTCCCTCCGCGTGAGTGTGCATGggcgaaaaaaaaagaaacggcAGGAACGGCAAAGTGCTGTGGGGGCTCTGCTTGCACATGCCAAGAACGGACAGAAAGGAAGCGTACAAAAAGAGACTGAAATCGACAGAGGGAAAGtttgaggcaaaaaaaaaaaaaaaaaaaagagagagacagagagagagagatagggagaaaGAGGACATTCCTGTGGTCTCCAGTGAGTGAGTTTCAGGGTAGCTACATTGTGGTATCACAGCAACAGGCCTCTTCAGCTGCTTACAACACTCATAGAGTCTTATGTTCAACAACTGGCCAGCCACTAAACTTCACCACAATGAACACTTGAAAGAGTGCATTTAGTTCCTGTAACAAAACAGCAAGAAGGAAATCTAATGACATAAAATACTAGCTGATAAATGCTACACTCACATTGGCCTTACTCTCTTTTTGTATGTAAATATTTGACAACGATTTAGGACTGGAAGCCCAACCGGGGAATAAGAATATGAGAAATGAATGATTGTAAGCTGttaaacattacaaacacattattaacattaacttttttttttttttgtcaacttcCCGTCCTGACAACATCCTGCAGAACAGGACCAACTCTGAAATCCGTTTGGAGTCATGTTTCTGGTTAATCAAAGCCTTTGTCTGGCTGTCGGCTGCAGCAGATAATATTGTTGATAAGAGTGGAGAGTTGAGTTCAGGTGCAGGAAAACTAGTTCTGCATCATAAATCACATCTTCATTAACTTGAGTAGAAgattaattgcaaaaaaaaaaaaaactgtgacactggatgatttaaaaacacattttctgttcaCATGTCATGCATTCACACTAGAATAGTTAAAAGACCTATCAGATAGAGCTTTACATTTTAGAGACACACCATTTGACCAATCAGGTAAAGCCCTAGCTAGCTGTCCCAGGTGGCTAACCTCAGAGGAGTTGGTGTGAGCTAATGCTAGCTTGGTGTTAGCTTGAAGGATGGTTGAGGACAAAATGAAGTGCGAGGGAAAGGTGGATGGCAAAACTCTTGTTTTGAGAATAAAACTTCTACCGGGCATAGTTTTGAGTTCAGAAGAGACCAAAGTGACAAATAAGTTTACTGTG is part of the Labrus bergylta chromosome 10, fLabBer1.1, whole genome shotgun sequence genome and encodes:
- the trim8a gene encoding E3 ubiquitin-protein ligase TRIM8 isoform X2, with protein sequence MDNKYSLDPAVVMDESWKNCFEEELLCPICLNVFEEPIQLPCKHNFCKGCISEAWAKDAAVVRCPECNHEYDQKPAPEKNFKLANIVKRFNALNTDKAPAVLHCVLCRRGPPLPVRKVCLRCKEPCCQIHIQTHLQQPCPAPGHLLVDAEELSAWTCPSHEEYRLLHCEEEQVALCPFCCISHCTNQRHTVCDVDTQRIQMQAMLMRQQDRLEGRVQNIDEQLTKLESDKTLMKDAVSELKERVRAQYQRMQALIEANQVESVQMLESTFTAYVRKNSQQVLQLNEKRQEAEKLLSSVQMLFQRADSVNFMKNTKPYQLLMDRSNSHLITAIPPLRVGQLNSHHLLSELATREKNLRKVLEEPISEASILEVVPSHCSSSGSHTGTSSGLQKRKYSMAFLESNTTNSTSQDPPPLLYSSKKPFLADQSHRTSSIYSSDGLSQNPHAGPGHSRLLDSSAHHMVGLGSSSSHHSGTIFPPSHFPVGGASQQAMYEGRKVLMCTLNNCCCSRTPAATRARPPYPASDSFPSMTSQEFPPHASLPASQPLQHFPMRGLMEASQTARHPDFYGLYGQPSTKHYGTK
- the trim8a gene encoding E3 ubiquitin-protein ligase TRIM8 isoform X3, with the protein product MDESWKNCFEEELLCPICLNVFEEPIQLPCKHNFCKGCISEAWAKDAAVVRCPECNHEYDQKPAPEKNFKLANIVKRFNALNTDKAPAVLHCVLCRRGPPLPVRKVCLRCKEPCCQIHIQTHLQQPCPAPGHLLVDAEELSAWTCPSHEEYRLLHCEEEQVALCPFCCISHCTNQRHTVCDVDTQRIQMQAMLMRQQDRLEGRVQNIDEQLTKLESDKTLMKDAVSELKERVRAQYQRMQALIEANQVESVQMLESTFTAYVRKNSQQVLQLNEKRQEAEKLLSSVQMLFQRADSVNFMKNTKPYQLLMDRSNSHLITAIPPLRVGQLNSHHLLSELATREKNLRKVLEEPISEASILEVVPSHCSSSGSHTGTSSGLQKRKYSMAFLESNTTNSTSQDPPPLLYSSKKPFLADQSHRTSSIYSSDGLSQNPHAGPGHSRLLDSSAHHMVGLGSSSSHHSGTIFPPSHFPVGGASQQAMYEGRKVLMCTLNNCCCSRTPAATRARPPYPASDSFPSMTSQEFPPHASLPASQPLQHFPMRGLMEASQTARHPDFYGLYGQPSTKHYGTK
- the trim8a gene encoding E3 ubiquitin-protein ligase TRIM8 isoform X1 — encoded protein: MDNKYSSLDPAVVMDESWKNCFEEELLCPICLNVFEEPIQLPCKHNFCKGCISEAWAKDAAVVRCPECNHEYDQKPAPEKNFKLANIVKRFNALNTDKAPAVLHCVLCRRGPPLPVRKVCLRCKEPCCQIHIQTHLQQPCPAPGHLLVDAEELSAWTCPSHEEYRLLHCEEEQVALCPFCCISHCTNQRHTVCDVDTQRIQMQAMLMRQQDRLEGRVQNIDEQLTKLESDKTLMKDAVSELKERVRAQYQRMQALIEANQVESVQMLESTFTAYVRKNSQQVLQLNEKRQEAEKLLSSVQMLFQRADSVNFMKNTKPYQLLMDRSNSHLITAIPPLRVGQLNSHHLLSELATREKNLRKVLEEPISEASILEVVPSHCSSSGSHTGTSSGLQKRKYSMAFLESNTTNSTSQDPPPLLYSSKKPFLADQSHRTSSIYSSDGLSQNPHAGPGHSRLLDSSAHHMVGLGSSSSHHSGTIFPPSHFPVGGASQQAMYEGRKVLMCTLNNCCCSRTPAATRARPPYPASDSFPSMTSQEFPPHASLPASQPLQHFPMRGLMEASQTARHPDFYGLYGQPSTKHYGTK